A DNA window from Nitratidesulfovibrio sp. contains the following coding sequences:
- the rsfS gene encoding ribosome silencing factor, with amino-acid sequence MKPIEKKFKDIPTAEKVATFVGWLEEKKGRDVLALDLAGMNAFAESIIIVTAGSVRHAQGLADHVLGMCDDEKIEFLRMEGYQAGQWILLDCNDVIINVFQPPVREMFRLESLWSDAPVLHDGRELAPPVEAATTSAGTHSGVRRMAGKVAGARAAAVTTKRAATSSADADAEDPKPRARSRKPAAPKGDGEAQ; translated from the coding sequence GAAGGTGGCCACCTTCGTCGGCTGGCTGGAAGAAAAGAAGGGCCGCGACGTGCTGGCCCTGGACCTTGCGGGCATGAACGCCTTTGCCGAGTCCATCATCATCGTCACCGCCGGTTCCGTGCGTCACGCGCAGGGCCTGGCCGACCACGTGCTGGGCATGTGCGACGACGAAAAGATCGAATTCCTGCGCATGGAAGGCTACCAGGCCGGACAGTGGATTCTGCTCGACTGCAACGACGTGATCATCAACGTCTTCCAGCCTCCGGTACGCGAAATGTTCCGGCTGGAAAGCCTGTGGTCGGACGCGCCGGTGCTGCATGACGGGCGTGAACTGGCCCCGCCGGTGGAGGCCGCCACCACCTCGGCGGGCACCCACAGCGGCGTGCGCCGCATGGCGGGCAAGGTGGCTGGCGCTCGCGCCGCCGCCGTGACCACCAAGCGCGCGGCCACCTCGTCCGCCGATGCGGACGCGGAGGACCCCAAGCCCCGCGCGCGCAGCCGCAAACCCGCCGCGCCCAAGGGCGACGGAGAAGCCCAGTGA